The sequence CGATCTGCACGGCCACCACGGACTGTCCGGGCGGCAGGGGCCCGAGCGGCGAGGCGGGTACGGGTGGATGGGACCCCGGCTGGGCCACCAGCTCGGCCGGGTACGACGCCGGCGGCGCGGAGAACTGGGCCGTGACGGGTGGCGCGGACACGGCGGGTGGCGCGGAGAACTGGGCCGTCACGGGCGGTGCGGAGAACCCGACCGGCGCGGCGGGCGGGACCGGACCCGGCACGGCCGGCGGGACCGCCGGGGCGGCGAACCTCATGGTCGGCGGCTCATCCGCCGGAACGGGAGCGCCCGGCGGAACGGGCGGGCCCGCCGGCACGGACGCGTCCGGCTCGGGGCGGGGCGGCAGCACCGGGAGCTGCTCGGTGGGCGGCGCGACGGCCGGGGGCATGGCGGCCCAGGGGTCGTACGTCGGCTGTGCCGGGGCTGGCGGCTCCGGCGGCGGCAACGGCATGGTGGGATCAGGGGTCATCGGGCCCCCCGATAAATGTTGATCACGTTCGGGACCCTACAACGCCCCCGGTGTCCCGTGTGGCCGCAGAAGGTCTGTTCCCATCAGGCGGCGCGGGTCACGCCGAGGCGGTTTCGGCGGCCTGGTCGACGGGCTTTCGGGGCTTGTCCAGGCCGGCCAGGCGGCGTGCCTCCCGGCGGGCCACCCAGCCGTAGCCGACGAGGCTCATGCCGGCGAAGAGCCACCACTGCACCACGTACCCGAAGTTCTGCCAGTTGTTGGCGTGCCCGATCGGCACCGCCTGGAACGCCGGGTCGGCGGCCGGCGTCTGCTGGTCCAGCAGCAGGTAGCCGCCGGCCACCGGGTACGGCAACTGGCTGGCGATGCGGGCGATGCTGATCCGCCGGGTCTCCAGCTTGCCGTTCCGCCGGTCGACCGTGCCGCCGCCGCTCTCGCTCGGCACCACCCGGCCGGTCACCGTCACGTCACCGGCCGGCGCGGCCGGCACCGGCGGCTGGGCGGTGGCGCCCCCGCCGGGCACGGGCGGGACCCAGCCCCGGTCGACCAGCACGGCGGTGCCGTCGGCGAGGACCAGCGGGGTGAGCACCTCGTAGCCGACCTCGCGGTCGACCGTACGGCCCCGGACGAGGACGATGTTGGCGGTGTCGTACCGGCCGGTGGCGGTCGCCTTGCTCCAGGTGACTCGCTCGGCTGGCGCCGGGCCGGTGCTGCCGGGGCCGCCGGTCGGGGCCGGCAGGGCCTCGCGCAGCGGCACGGGGGCCATGGTGGCACCGGCGTCGATCCGCTCGTTGACCGCCGTGCGGCCGCGGTAGCGGTCCAGCTGCCAGTTGCCGAGGAACACCATCAGCGCGGCGGCGACCAGGGTCAGCGCGAGATAGCCCAGCCAGCGCGGGGTCAGCAGGAACCGGTACACGTCAGGAAAGGCTACCCGTCCGAGCGGAGCCGCTGACCAGGGCGTGCCGGAACCGGCGGGTCGCGGCCGTCCGCGTTTCCTCCTCCCGGGGCCGGGCGGCGAAAAGACGATCAAGAGGTTCGCGACATCGGCCGCAAACCTCTTGATCAACTAGCCCGGGCGCACCCCCGGGCGGTCCGGCGACGGCTCCGGGTCGGGCGCGGCGCCAGACGCGCCGAGCCGGAGCCGTCGTGCGCTCAGCCGACGATCTGGTCGGACGGTGGAGTGAACTGGCGGACGGGCTGGTTCTTGAGCGCGTCGCGCAGGGTGTTCG comes from Micromonospora viridifaciens and encodes:
- a CDS encoding SURF1 family cytochrome oxidase biogenesis protein, whose protein sequence is MYRFLLTPRWLGYLALTLVAAALMVFLGNWQLDRYRGRTAVNERIDAGATMAPVPLREALPAPTGGPGSTGPAPAERVTWSKATATGRYDTANIVLVRGRTVDREVGYEVLTPLVLADGTAVLVDRGWVPPVPGGGATAQPPVPAAPAGDVTVTGRVVPSESGGGTVDRRNGKLETRRISIARIASQLPYPVAGGYLLLDQQTPAADPAFQAVPIGHANNWQNFGYVVQWWLFAGMSLVGYGWVARREARRLAGLDKPRKPVDQAAETASA